From the genome of Rarobacter incanus, one region includes:
- a CDS encoding hemolysin family protein: MSDAPIAVLLIVTILGNAMAAALSAGEAAVLRASRTAVADAVARHPQRRSRIEAIMADPQRTASAAALVRVISETIAAVCLTIAVSGLVSSWWLVLVIAGLASVLFALVLVRLSPRTVGRNRPGRTLGWASGILRVALTIAKAAPWAVATRPGIREGGPGGELVEMVDRAEESGAIEELERDMLRSVVELSNTMTREVMVPRTDMIVINAEETLPRAQRLFLRSGYSRIPVIGDSTDDLLGVLYFKDVVRVLDEGSSRSGSSAHERQVKEVMRSPMFVPESKPVDALLREFQASSSSHVALVVDEYGGIAGLVTVEDTVEEIVGELVDEHDTAAPEVEDLGEGRFRVPARCPVSELGELFDIELDDDDVDTVGGLLAKALGRVPLPGSQADVSGIHLQAERSEGRRKRLSTVIASLTAVQARPDQSPLPDHETTGDRHE, encoded by the coding sequence ATGAGTGACGCGCCCATAGCAGTCCTGCTTATCGTGACGATCCTTGGCAACGCCATGGCGGCCGCCCTGAGCGCCGGAGAGGCGGCGGTTCTGCGCGCGTCGCGCACGGCGGTTGCCGACGCCGTGGCCCGCCACCCGCAGCGCAGATCGCGCATCGAGGCGATCATGGCCGATCCCCAACGCACCGCCTCAGCGGCCGCGCTCGTGCGGGTCATATCCGAGACTATCGCGGCAGTGTGCCTCACCATCGCGGTGTCGGGATTGGTCAGCTCCTGGTGGCTCGTCCTTGTCATCGCGGGGCTCGCCTCGGTGCTGTTTGCCCTGGTGTTAGTGCGTTTGAGCCCGCGTACGGTGGGCCGCAATCGCCCGGGACGCACCCTGGGCTGGGCCAGCGGGATCCTGCGGGTCGCGCTGACGATTGCGAAGGCTGCGCCGTGGGCGGTCGCGACCCGTCCGGGCATCCGCGAGGGTGGACCCGGTGGGGAACTGGTCGAAATGGTCGACCGGGCCGAGGAATCGGGTGCGATTGAGGAACTGGAACGCGACATGCTGCGCAGCGTCGTGGAGCTGTCCAACACGATGACGCGCGAGGTCATGGTCCCGCGCACCGACATGATCGTGATCAATGCCGAAGAAACCCTGCCGCGCGCGCAGCGGTTGTTTCTGCGGTCGGGCTACTCCCGGATTCCCGTGATCGGAGATTCCACCGACGATTTGCTGGGCGTGCTGTACTTCAAGGACGTGGTGCGCGTTCTGGACGAGGGCTCATCCCGCAGCGGCTCCAGCGCGCACGAACGCCAGGTCAAGGAAGTCATGCGTTCGCCCATGTTCGTTCCCGAATCGAAGCCGGTTGACGCATTGCTGCGCGAATTCCAGGCTTCCTCGTCCTCGCATGTTGCCTTGGTCGTGGACGAATACGGCGGGATAGCGGGCCTTGTCACCGTCGAGGACACGGTCGAGGAGATCGTTGGAGAACTGGTCGATGAGCACGACACGGCCGCGCCCGAGGTCGAGGATCTCGGTGAGGGGCGCTTCCGCGTGCCCGCGCGGTGCCCCGTTTCCGAGCTAGGGGAGCTTTTCGATATCGAGCTTGACGACGACGATGTGGACACCGTGGGTGGCCTGCTTGCAAAGGCTTTGGGACGAGTCCCGCTCCCCGGTTCGCAGGCCGACGTGAGCGGAATCCACTTGCAGGCGGAACGCTCGGAGGGGCGCCGCAAGAGGCTTTCGACGGTAATAGCATCGCTTACCGCTGTGCAGGCCCGGCCCGACCAGTCCCCGCTGCCCGACCACGAAACGACCGGAGACCGCCATGAGTAA
- a CDS encoding PhoH family protein has protein sequence MAALLGHSDSVLRALEDSFPAIDFHVRGNEFSLRGPRDQVPVAAGLIDELVELVLAGVALDPDVVRRSATMLGGDRPIRPAEVLSMDIVSNRGKSIRPKTVGQRRYVDAIDANTITFGIGPAGTGKTYLAVAKAVQAWQAKQVSRIVLTRPAVEAGERLGYLPGSLTEKIDPYLRPLYDAMRDMMDPDLLPRLIEQGTVDVVPLAYMRGRTLNDAFIILDEAQNTSVEQLKMFLTRLGFNSRMVVTGDVTQVDLPGGIASGLRTIEDVLMGVDDVAFCHLTSSDVVRHRLVADIIDAYGRWEVTSSDGRINRVSGRR, from the coding sequence ATGGCGGCGTTGCTGGGGCATTCGGACAGCGTGCTGCGGGCCCTTGAGGACAGCTTCCCGGCCATCGATTTTCATGTCCGGGGCAACGAGTTTTCCTTGCGCGGTCCCCGCGATCAGGTGCCGGTGGCGGCCGGTCTCATCGACGAACTGGTCGAATTGGTCCTGGCGGGCGTGGCCCTGGACCCCGACGTCGTGCGGCGTTCGGCCACCATGCTCGGGGGCGACCGGCCGATCCGGCCGGCCGAGGTTCTGAGCATGGATATCGTATCCAACCGGGGCAAGTCCATCCGTCCCAAGACCGTCGGCCAACGCCGATACGTCGACGCGATCGACGCCAATACGATCACCTTCGGTATCGGCCCGGCGGGCACCGGCAAGACTTACTTGGCGGTCGCCAAGGCGGTGCAGGCCTGGCAGGCCAAACAGGTCAGTCGGATCGTCCTGACAAGGCCCGCGGTGGAGGCCGGTGAGCGCCTCGGATACCTGCCCGGATCCCTGACCGAGAAAATAGACCCGTACCTGCGCCCGCTGTATGACGCGATGCGTGACATGATGGACCCGGACCTTTTGCCGCGGCTGATCGAGCAAGGCACCGTGGACGTGGTTCCGCTCGCATACATGCGTGGGCGCACCCTCAACGACGCCTTCATCATTCTCGATGAAGCGCAGAACACCTCAGTCGAACAGCTCAAGATGTTCCTGACACGCCTGGGCTTCAACTCGCGGATGGTGGTGACCGGGGACGTGACGCAGGTGGACCTTCCCGGCGGGATCGCCTCGGGGCTGCGCACGATCGAGGACGTGCTGATGGGAGTGGACGATGTGGCGTTCTGCCATCTGACCTCCTCGGACGTGGTGCGGCATCGGCTCGTGGCGGACATCATCGACGCATACGGCAGGTGGGAGGTCACATCAAGTGATGGGCGTATCAATCGTGTTTCTGGTCGGAGGTAG
- a CDS encoding 16S rRNA (uracil(1498)-N(3))-methyltransferase, which translates to MSAPTFFYKPVGGGVPSAGDSIVLGGDEGRHAAMVQRLRAGESIHLVDGDGLRIAGSVEVNHGKSLTVRVAQVTHEPPPAIEITLVQALAKADRAELAISTATELGVSAVIPWQAANCVVRWRGDRTEKSQAKWHDAVRAATKQSRRSWLPRVHPVVDSRGLAQQVAQAVATGVRVLVLHEEATRSLVGVVDADVTPMWLVVGPEGGIGTAETASLVAAGGVVVKLGDNVLRTSTAGAAAIAATNALCGAWA; encoded by the coding sequence GTGAGCGCGCCCACCTTTTTTTACAAGCCCGTGGGCGGGGGCGTGCCGAGCGCGGGTGACTCGATCGTGCTGGGAGGGGACGAGGGCCGCCACGCCGCGATGGTGCAACGCCTGCGGGCGGGAGAATCCATCCACCTGGTAGACGGGGACGGACTGCGAATCGCGGGGAGCGTCGAGGTAAACCACGGCAAGTCGTTGACGGTTCGCGTCGCACAAGTGACCCATGAGCCACCGCCCGCGATAGAGATCACCCTGGTGCAGGCACTAGCCAAGGCAGATCGCGCCGAACTCGCGATCTCGACGGCCACCGAGTTGGGCGTGAGCGCGGTGATCCCGTGGCAGGCGGCGAACTGCGTAGTGAGGTGGCGCGGGGACCGCACGGAAAAGTCCCAGGCGAAATGGCACGACGCGGTTCGCGCGGCGACCAAGCAGTCGCGCAGGTCGTGGCTGCCGCGGGTGCACCCGGTCGTGGATTCGCGAGGATTGGCGCAGCAGGTTGCGCAAGCAGTAGCCACCGGGGTGCGGGTCCTCGTACTCCACGAGGAGGCGACCCGCTCGCTCGTTGGTGTTGTCGATGCCGACGTTACCCCGATGTGGTTGGTGGTGGGTCCGGAGGGCGGCATCGGCACCGCGGAAACGGCAAGCCTGGTCGCCGCCGGCGGCGTGGTAGTCAAGCTCGGCGATAACGTGCTACGCACCTCGACGGCCGGGGCGGCCGCCATAGCCGCAACCAACGCGCTCTGTGGCGCATGGGCGTGA
- the era gene encoding GTPase Era, whose translation MSKPAHRSGFACLVGRPNAGKSTLTNALIGAKVAITSGRPQTTRHTVRGIITRPDTQLILIDTPGLHRPRTLLGERLNTLVTDTLAEVDVIVFCLPADQNVGPGDRYIAQQLADVARARRGPKVVAVATKADLVDRDRLARHLLDIDALGPWTHVIPVSAREGYQVQALADLVIGELPEGPQLYPDGELTDEPEAVMVAELVREAALEGVRDELPHSLAVVVEEMGLRPGRDEQHRLVDIRVNLFVERPSQKAIVIGRAGSRLREVGSRARQEIEALLGDRVFLDLHVKVAKDWQRDPKQLSRLGF comes from the coding sequence ATGAGTAAGCCAGCGCATCGATCAGGGTTTGCGTGCCTGGTCGGAAGGCCCAACGCGGGCAAATCGACACTGACGAACGCTCTGATCGGGGCCAAGGTGGCGATCACGTCCGGCCGTCCGCAGACGACGCGACACACGGTGCGGGGAATCATCACCCGGCCCGATACGCAACTGATCTTGATCGACACGCCGGGGCTGCACCGGCCCCGCACGCTCTTGGGAGAGCGTCTCAATACCTTGGTAACCGACACGCTCGCCGAGGTGGACGTGATCGTGTTCTGCCTGCCTGCCGATCAAAACGTCGGTCCGGGTGACAGGTACATAGCCCAGCAATTGGCCGATGTGGCGCGCGCTAGGCGGGGCCCCAAAGTCGTTGCGGTTGCAACCAAGGCCGATCTGGTGGATCGCGACCGCCTGGCGCGCCACCTGCTCGACATCGACGCATTGGGACCGTGGACGCATGTGATTCCGGTCAGCGCCCGCGAAGGCTACCAGGTCCAGGCGCTCGCGGACCTGGTCATAGGCGAACTGCCCGAGGGGCCGCAGCTGTATCCCGATGGGGAGCTCACGGACGAACCCGAAGCGGTCATGGTGGCCGAATTGGTGCGCGAGGCGGCGCTGGAAGGCGTCCGCGATGAGCTGCCACACTCGCTGGCGGTTGTGGTGGAGGAAATGGGCCTGCGGCCCGGTAGGGACGAGCAGCACCGGCTGGTCGACATCAGGGTCAACCTCTTCGTCGAGCGCCCGTCGCAAAAGGCCATAGTGATCGGTCGCGCGGGATCGCGGCTGCGTGAGGTGGGTAGCCGCGCGCGGCAGGAGATCGAGGCCCTGCTGGGGGATCGAGTCTTTCTCGACCTGCACGTGAAGGTCGCCAAGGACTGGCAGCGCGATCCGAAGCAGCTGAGTCGGCTCGGCTTCTAA
- a CDS encoding histidine triad nucleotide-binding protein — MTTPTDSTNCLFCRIVAGELPADVVASSDNVIAFRDIDPQAPVHVLVVPRAHYGDVAQVAAGDADLLAEMVSLADQVAGTLADGQFRLIFNSGPRAGQSVFHVHAHVIAGEQLGWSPA; from the coding sequence ATGACGACTCCCACCGATTCCACCAACTGCCTGTTCTGCCGCATCGTCGCGGGCGAGTTACCGGCGGATGTGGTCGCCTCCAGCGACAACGTGATCGCGTTTCGCGATATCGACCCGCAAGCTCCCGTGCACGTCCTGGTCGTTCCCAGGGCGCACTACGGCGACGTCGCGCAGGTCGCGGCCGGTGACGCCGATCTGCTCGCGGAGATGGTCAGCCTGGCCGATCAGGTCGCCGGGACGCTCGCGGACGGCCAATTCCGCCTGATATTCAACTCCGGGCCGCGCGCCGGGCAAAGCGTCTTCCACGTTCACGCGCATGTGATAGCCGGTGAGCAACTGGGGTGGTCACCCGCGTGA
- the recO gene encoding DNA repair protein RecO has translation MPLFRDEGVVLRTHKLGESDRIITLLTRDHGKVRAVAKGVRRTASRYGARLEPFMHADVQFFIGRALDTVTQVETLDAFAGPISRDYEKFTAGTVILEAADKIVVAEREAARPQYWLVVGALKSLATGTHAPRSILDSYLLRALAVAGYAPTFDRCAKCGSAGPLTGFSPAWGGAVCAKCRPSGSAAPGREEFALLAALLTGEWDTIDRADQRDARRVSGLVAAYCQYHLERSLRSLPLAESIAPTSGDKNT, from the coding sequence GTGCCGCTCTTTCGCGATGAAGGAGTGGTGCTGCGCACCCATAAGCTGGGTGAGTCCGACCGGATCATCACACTGCTGACCAGGGACCACGGGAAGGTCCGCGCGGTGGCTAAGGGTGTGCGTCGCACCGCCTCTCGGTATGGAGCGCGCCTTGAACCATTCATGCACGCGGATGTGCAGTTCTTCATCGGGCGCGCATTGGACACTGTCACACAGGTGGAAACGCTCGACGCGTTCGCCGGCCCAATCAGTCGCGACTACGAGAAGTTCACGGCCGGCACGGTAATACTTGAAGCCGCCGACAAGATAGTGGTGGCTGAGCGTGAGGCGGCTAGGCCGCAGTACTGGTTGGTTGTGGGTGCCCTGAAATCACTGGCGACGGGAACGCACGCCCCGCGATCGATCCTGGATTCCTACCTGTTGCGCGCTTTGGCGGTGGCGGGCTACGCGCCCACATTCGATAGGTGCGCCAAGTGCGGCAGCGCCGGTCCGCTCACCGGATTCTCGCCGGCGTGGGGAGGCGCGGTGTGCGCCAAGTGCCGTCCGAGCGGTTCGGCCGCGCCGGGCCGGGAAGAATTCGCGCTCCTGGCAGCGCTGCTCACGGGGGAGTGGGACACCATCGACCGCGCCGATCAGCGAGATGCCCGGCGAGTGTCGGGCCTCGTTGCGGCGTACTGTCAATATCACCTGGAGCGCTCCCTTCGGTCGCTGCCACTTGCCGAATCGATCGCCCCGACTAGTGGAGACAAGAACACATGA
- the dnaJ gene encoding molecular chaperone DnaJ has product MTDYYSVLGVSRTASLEEIKKAYRKLARELHPDVAGPGAEDRFKEVTHAYEVLSNAQKREQYDMGVDPSAPGGGAAGGFGFQDIFETFFGGGGASQGPVPRTRRGQDALKEVAVDLRDAVFGAQITVPLTTAVVCPACQGSCCAPGTSPQTCQACHGRGSVNRVARSILGQVMTSAPCAMCDGHGTVLPSPCQECAGQGRVRSETDLTVEIPAGVETGNRVRLREKGEVGPGGGPAGDLYLQIRVLDHEVFARQGDDLHCTVTLPMTAAALGTVIELETFDGTQTLDIPPGTQPDEVLTMHGLGVGRLHSQSRGDLDVHVEVEIAEALTDEQRDLLRELARLRGEERPAARVHSTSKGVFSRLREKLSGRQ; this is encoded by the coding sequence GTGACTGATTACTATTCCGTGCTCGGGGTTTCCCGCACCGCATCGCTCGAAGAGATCAAGAAGGCTTACCGCAAGCTCGCTCGCGAGCTGCACCCCGATGTCGCCGGCCCCGGGGCGGAGGACCGCTTCAAGGAAGTCACCCACGCCTACGAGGTACTGTCGAACGCGCAAAAGCGCGAGCAGTACGACATGGGCGTTGACCCCAGTGCCCCGGGGGGCGGCGCCGCCGGAGGCTTTGGCTTCCAGGACATCTTCGAGACGTTCTTCGGCGGCGGGGGCGCCTCGCAGGGGCCCGTGCCGCGCACCCGTCGCGGCCAGGATGCGCTCAAGGAGGTCGCGGTTGACCTGCGCGATGCCGTGTTCGGTGCGCAGATAACGGTCCCGCTGACCACGGCGGTAGTGTGCCCGGCCTGCCAGGGCTCGTGCTGCGCACCGGGGACGAGCCCCCAAACCTGCCAGGCATGCCACGGGCGCGGATCGGTCAATCGCGTGGCGCGTTCGATCCTGGGCCAGGTCATGACGTCGGCGCCGTGCGCCATGTGCGACGGACACGGCACGGTTCTGCCCTCCCCCTGCCAGGAATGTGCTGGCCAGGGGCGCGTGCGTTCCGAGACAGACCTGACGGTCGAAATCCCTGCGGGGGTGGAAACCGGAAACCGCGTGCGGCTCCGCGAGAAGGGCGAGGTGGGTCCCGGCGGCGGACCGGCCGGCGACCTGTACCTGCAGATCCGCGTGCTCGATCACGAGGTTTTCGCCCGCCAGGGAGATGACCTGCACTGCACCGTGACGCTGCCCATGACGGCCGCGGCACTGGGTACCGTTATCGAACTCGAAACCTTCGATGGCACGCAGACGCTCGACATCCCACCGGGCACCCAACCCGATGAGGTGCTGACGATGCACGGATTGGGCGTTGGGCGCCTGCACTCTCAATCGCGCGGTGACCTGGACGTGCATGTCGAGGTCGAGATCGCCGAAGCACTCACCGATGAGCAACGCGACTTGCTGCGAGAACTTGCGCGCCTGCGCGGCGAAGAGCGGCCGGCCGCGCGCGTGCACTCGACTTCCAAGGGCGTATTCTCGCGGCTGCGTGAGAAGCTCTCTGGCCGCCAGTGA
- a CDS encoding isoprenyl transferase codes for MTPQAFEKPFAHPSGAEAPSIDPALVPRHVAIVMDGNGRWANARGLPRTAGHQAGEAALLDVVAGAIEMGVKYVSAYAFSTENWKRSPEEVRFLMGFNRDVIRRRRDQLNSWGVRVRWSGREPRLWRSVVSELERAEELTRANDVCTLTMCVNYGGRAEITDAVRAIADRVARGELKANRISEKTIQHHLDEPDIPDVDLFLRSSGEQRISNFLLWQSAYAEFIFLPEPWPDVDRRHLWRAIEEYAGRERRFGGAVDLASQ; via the coding sequence ATGACGCCACAGGCATTTGAAAAGCCGTTCGCTCATCCCTCGGGAGCCGAAGCTCCCTCGATCGACCCGGCACTCGTCCCCAGGCACGTCGCCATTGTGATGGACGGAAATGGGCGTTGGGCCAACGCCCGCGGCCTGCCCCGCACCGCGGGGCACCAGGCCGGGGAGGCGGCCCTGCTGGACGTCGTCGCTGGCGCCATAGAAATGGGGGTCAAGTACGTGTCTGCCTATGCGTTCTCGACCGAGAACTGGAAGCGTTCCCCGGAAGAAGTCAGATTCTTGATGGGATTCAATCGCGACGTCATCCGCAGGAGAAGAGACCAACTGAACAGTTGGGGGGTGCGCGTGCGCTGGTCCGGGCGCGAACCGCGCCTGTGGCGCTCTGTTGTTTCAGAGCTCGAAAGGGCCGAAGAGCTGACCCGCGCAAACGATGTTTGCACCCTGACCATGTGCGTCAACTATGGAGGTCGCGCGGAGATCACCGACGCGGTCCGGGCGATAGCTGACCGCGTGGCCCGCGGCGAGCTCAAGGCGAATCGAATCTCGGAAAAAACGATTCAGCACCACCTGGACGAGCCCGACATCCCCGATGTCGACCTGTTCTTGCGAAGCTCGGGCGAGCAACGGATCTCTAACTTCCTGCTTTGGCAGTCCGCGTATGCCGAGTTTATCTTCCTGCCCGAACCCTGGCCCGATGTGGACCGAAGGCACCTGTGGCGCGCCATCGAGGAATACGCGGGGCGCGAGCGCCGCTTTGGGGGAGCTGTCGATCTGGCGAGCCAGTGA
- the ybeY gene encoding rRNA maturation RNase YbeY, with amino-acid sequence MGVEVNNESGFEVDEAEFSALAQYVMAQMHLHPQTELAIVFVDADAMTDLHVKWMDEPGPTDVLSFPMDELRPGSEAESAPEGLLGDIVLCPEVAVRQAQIAGHSTVEELLLLTTHGILHLLGYDHAEPEEEREMFALQRKLLLTFLAGR; translated from the coding sequence GTGGGCGTTGAGGTTAATAATGAGTCCGGATTCGAGGTGGACGAGGCGGAGTTTTCGGCGCTCGCGCAGTACGTGATGGCGCAGATGCACCTGCACCCGCAAACCGAACTCGCAATTGTCTTTGTCGACGCCGACGCGATGACCGACTTGCATGTCAAGTGGATGGACGAGCCCGGCCCCACGGATGTCCTATCGTTCCCCATGGACGAACTGCGACCGGGCTCGGAGGCGGAATCTGCTCCCGAGGGCCTGCTAGGAGACATCGTCTTGTGTCCCGAGGTGGCGGTGCGCCAGGCGCAGATCGCCGGTCACTCGACGGTCGAGGAACTACTGCTGTTGACCACCCACGGCATCTTGCACCTCTTGGGTTACGACCACGCGGAGCCGGAAGAGGAACGCGAAATGTTTGCGCTGCAGCGAAAACTGCTGCTCACGTTCTTAGCGGGCAGGTGA
- the leuA gene encoding 2-isopropylmalate synthase — translation MSKPQRASGMPTHKYLPFDQQISVDLPDRTWPDKRMTKAPQWCAVDLRDGNQALIEPMNAERKLRMFRMLVEMGYKEIEVGFPAASQTDYDFVRMLIEGELIPDDVTIQVLTQAREHLIARTYESLRGAKQAIVHLYNSTSILQRDVVFGKDMDGIVDIAVEGAKRCRKFEETIPDTKIFYEYSPESYTGTELEFAVRICNEVMGVFEPTPDHKAIVNLPATVEMITPNVYADSIEWMCRNLRNRESLIVSLHPHNDRGTAVAAAELGYLAGADRIEGCLFGNGERTGNVDLVTLGMNLFSQGIDPEIDFSRIDDIRRTVEECTQINVHERHPYAGDLVFTAFSGSHQDAIKKGLERLQQAATANNASIDDLVWAVPYLPIDPKDVGRSYEAVIRVNSQSGKGGISYLLRSERDLDLPRRLQIEFSRVVQHVTDDQGQELTGDDIWRIFADEYLPATPASDMEPWGRFRLRGTRAVSSDEGPDTLEVDLVDQGAELNLRGTGNGPIAAFVDALEGHGVHVKVLDYAEHALSAGGDATAAAYVECEVGDGDVLWGVGIDPSITTASLKAIISAVNRRGRNS, via the coding sequence ATGTCTAAGCCTCAGCGGGCATCGGGAATGCCCACCCACAAGTACCTCCCATTCGACCAGCAGATCTCCGTCGATCTGCCGGATCGGACGTGGCCCGACAAGCGCATGACAAAGGCGCCACAATGGTGCGCGGTCGATCTGCGCGACGGCAACCAAGCACTTATCGAGCCGATGAACGCCGAGCGAAAGCTCCGGATGTTCCGGATGCTCGTCGAGATGGGCTACAAGGAAATCGAGGTTGGTTTCCCGGCGGCGTCGCAGACGGACTACGACTTTGTGCGGATGCTCATCGAGGGGGAGTTGATTCCCGACGACGTGACCATTCAGGTTCTGACGCAGGCCCGCGAACACCTGATTGCCCGCACCTACGAATCGCTGCGCGGCGCCAAGCAAGCAATCGTTCACCTGTACAACTCGACCTCGATCTTGCAGCGTGATGTCGTATTCGGCAAGGACATGGACGGGATCGTCGACATCGCCGTCGAGGGCGCGAAGCGCTGCCGTAAGTTCGAAGAGACTATTCCGGATACCAAGATCTTCTACGAATACTCGCCGGAGTCGTACACCGGCACGGAACTGGAATTCGCGGTCCGGATCTGCAACGAAGTCATGGGTGTCTTTGAACCGACACCCGATCACAAGGCGATCGTCAATCTGCCCGCGACGGTTGAGATGATCACGCCGAATGTGTACGCCGACTCGATCGAGTGGATGTGCCGCAACCTGCGCAACCGCGAATCTCTCATCGTTTCCCTGCATCCGCACAACGATCGCGGCACAGCGGTGGCGGCCGCGGAACTTGGGTATCTTGCCGGTGCTGACCGCATCGAAGGGTGCCTGTTTGGAAACGGCGAGCGAACCGGAAACGTGGACCTTGTCACTCTCGGAATGAACCTGTTCAGCCAGGGCATCGATCCGGAAATCGACTTCTCACGCATCGACGACATCCGCAGGACGGTCGAAGAATGCACCCAGATCAACGTCCACGAACGGCACCCCTACGCGGGGGACCTGGTCTTCACAGCCTTTTCGGGTTCGCACCAGGACGCGATCAAGAAGGGACTCGAGCGTCTCCAGCAGGCGGCCACGGCCAACAACGCATCGATAGATGACCTGGTGTGGGCGGTACCGTACCTGCCGATCGATCCGAAGGACGTCGGTCGCAGCTACGAGGCCGTGATCAGGGTGAATTCACAGTCGGGCAAGGGCGGAATTAGCTATCTGCTGCGTTCGGAACGCGATCTGGATCTTCCTCGCCGCTTGCAAATCGAATTCTCGCGGGTCGTTCAGCACGTCACCGACGACCAGGGGCAGGAGCTCACAGGCGACGACATCTGGCGCATTTTCGCCGACGAGTACCTGCCTGCTACCCCGGCTTCGGATATGGAACCGTGGGGACGCTTCCGGTTGCGAGGCACGCGCGCTGTAAGCTCTGACGAGGGCCCGGACACGCTCGAAGTGGACCTGGTCGACCAGGGTGCGGAGCTTAACCTGCGTGGTACCGGCAACGGACCGATAGCCGCATTCGTTGACGCCCTGGAGGGTCACGGTGTCCACGTCAAGGTCCTCGACTACGCCGAGCATGCGTTGTCGGCTGGTGGGGATGCGACGGCCGCCGCGTACGTCGAATGCGAGGTCGGCGACGGAGACGTCCTGTGGGGCGTCGGGATCGACCCATCCATTACGACAGCGTCGCTCAAGGCCATCATCTCGGCGGTAAACCGGCGTGGTCGCAATAGCTAA
- a CDS encoding sugar-binding protein: MKKIAVAFTALAAVGAVALAGCGGGSSSSTTSAAGGDTTSAAAGGFEAGATIGISLPQKTSQNWVEAEQMFNEGLKAAGYNPVVQFANNGASEQQSQIESMIQQGAKVIVIGAVDGSQLSTQVENAQSQGVKVIAYDRLIKETKAVDLYVAYDNEKVGELQGQALLEGLAARKGSGPYNIELIAGSNDDANSKPFFEGAMSVLQPKIDDGTLKILSGQTTQDKVATEGWDPAKVQTRMDAIISGFYKSEPLDGILSPNDTLGRAAIQSATDAGLDTPVVTGQDSEDESVTSVAEGKQYQTIYKDTRGLVDAVLKQIELAKDGKAFESNGSANNGTIDVPADYLTPVSVTQANILQAYANDATRLKLAEASCTDACK, from the coding sequence ATGAAGAAAATCGCAGTTGCCTTTACGGCACTGGCAGCAGTGGGTGCTGTTGCGCTCGCCGGTTGTGGCGGCGGAAGCTCCTCCTCCACGACGTCCGCCGCTGGCGGCGACACCACCAGCGCTGCTGCTGGTGGCTTCGAGGCCGGCGCAACGATCGGTATCTCGCTGCCGCAGAAGACCTCGCAGAACTGGGTCGAAGCCGAGCAGATGTTCAACGAAGGCCTGAAGGCCGCTGGCTACAACCCCGTTGTGCAGTTCGCAAACAACGGTGCTTCCGAGCAGCAGTCGCAGATCGAGTCGATGATCCAGCAGGGCGCTAAGGTCATCGTTATCGGTGCTGTTGACGGTTCGCAGCTCTCGACTCAGGTCGAGAACGCTCAGAGCCAGGGTGTCAAGGTCATCGCGTACGACCGCCTGATCAAGGAAACCAAGGCTGTTGACCTCTACGTTGCATACGACAACGAGAAGGTTGGCGAGCTCCAGGGCCAGGCGCTCCTTGAGGGTCTTGCCGCTCGCAAGGGTTCGGGCCCGTACAACATCGAGCTGATCGCCGGTTCGAACGACGACGCTAACTCGAAGCCGTTCTTCGAGGGTGCAATGTCCGTTCTGCAGCCGAAGATCGACGACGGCACGCTGAAGATCCTGTCCGGCCAGACCACGCAGGACAAGGTCGCAACCGAGGGCTGGGACCCGGCCAAGGTGCAGACGCGTATGGACGCCATCATCTCGGGCTTCTACAAGTCTGAGCCGCTGGACGGCATCCTGTCCCCGAACGACACCCTGGGTCGCGCGGCCATCCAGTCGGCCACCGACGCTGGTCTCGACACCCCCGTCGTAACCGGCCAGGACTCCGAGGACGAGTCGGTCACCTCTGTTGCCGAGGGCAAGCAGTACCAGACGATCTACAAGGACACCCGCGGTCTGGTTGACGCTGTTCTGAAGCAGATCGAGCTCGCCAAGGACGGCAAGGCGTTCGAGTCGAACGGTTCCGCCAACAACGGCACCATCGACGTCCCGGCTGACTACCTGACCCCGGTCTCGGTCACCCAGGCGAACATCCTCCAGGCTTACGCGAACGACGCAACGCGTCTGAAGCTCGCTGAGGCTTCTTGCACCGACGCTTGCAAGTGA